In the Sulfitobacter pacificus genome, one interval contains:
- a CDS encoding restriction endonuclease subunit S, with amino-acid sequence MHYCDDGVPFLRTQNIGDNGLQLEDYKRVTPEFHASLKKSQLKQGDLLLGRVVTDVMKCGIVPAELGEANCANMILIRPKEGLLPEFLNYMIKSPFAQDYLLGKRVGSAQQVVNTGILKAWEVPHVTLEEQKRIVAVLDAAFEGLTRATEHAEANLQNARELFGAFLEELFLKNGEKWLSANLQDTVSENCTLSYGIVQPGDDVEGGLPVVRPTDLGVSLISRTGLKTIAPEKADGYARTRLQGDEILLCVRGTTGVVAKALPELEGGNVTRGIVPVRFDSQKMLQDFGYYQFRSRHIQEQIEAQTYGAALRQINIRDLRKLSFTFPEVKEQERLLPMLQNAQRNCEALIEVNLAKTRRHIRPPPIPPAKGLCRRTHIKLGSPDG; translated from the coding sequence ATGCACTATTGTGATGACGGCGTGCCGTTCTTAAGGACACAAAATATTGGTGATAACGGCCTTCAACTCGAAGACTACAAAAGAGTTACGCCAGAATTTCACGCATCTCTAAAAAAGTCGCAACTGAAGCAAGGTGACTTATTGCTAGGTCGCGTCGTCACCGACGTAATGAAATGCGGTATTGTTCCGGCTGAACTTGGTGAAGCGAACTGCGCAAACATGATTCTGATACGGCCAAAGGAAGGTTTGTTGCCAGAGTTCTTAAACTATATGATCAAATCGCCTTTCGCTCAGGATTACCTTCTTGGGAAACGTGTTGGCTCTGCCCAACAAGTGGTAAACACGGGTATTTTGAAAGCTTGGGAAGTTCCCCATGTGACCCTCGAAGAGCAAAAGCGGATTGTGGCGGTTTTGGATGCGGCGTTTGAGGGGCTGACCCGCGCCACCGAGCACGCCGAAGCCAACCTCCAAAACGCGCGGGAGTTGTTTGGGGCTTTCTTGGAAGAACTGTTCTTGAAGAATGGAGAGAAATGGTTGTCAGCCAACCTTCAAGATACAGTTTCTGAGAACTGCACTTTGTCCTACGGTATCGTTCAACCCGGTGACGATGTTGAAGGTGGACTGCCGGTAGTGCGGCCAACCGATCTTGGAGTGTCTTTGATTTCCAGAACTGGCTTAAAGACAATCGCTCCCGAAAAAGCCGACGGCTATGCACGAACTCGATTGCAGGGTGATGAAATTCTCCTTTGTGTCAGGGGAACTACTGGTGTCGTCGCGAAGGCCCTCCCTGAGCTGGAAGGCGGCAACGTCACTCGGGGCATCGTTCCTGTTCGCTTCGATAGCCAAAAAATGTTGCAAGACTTTGGATATTACCAATTTCGCAGCCGTCACATTCAAGAGCAAATTGAGGCTCAGACTTATGGCGCGGCTTTACGGCAGATTAACATTCGCGATCTTCGCAAACTTAGCTTTACGTTTCCCGAAGTGAAGGAACAAGAAAGACTACTCCCAATGCTCCAAAATGCTCAGCGAAATTGCGAAGCACTTATTGAAGTGAATTTGGCCAAAACTCGCCGACATATCCGACCTCCGCCAATCCCTCCTGCAAAAGGCCTTTGCAGGCGAACTCACATAAAGCTAGGCTCGCCCGATGGTTGA